One stretch of Paenibacillus sp. FSL R5-0341 DNA includes these proteins:
- a CDS encoding aminoglycoside phosphotransferase family protein: protein MTTRIYFGSNQLGEVAAASLQDALNEYDLGTLEDYQRTDKGVMGQTLLIRSSRGEYILKGNPLYSGQLQEEKFFVEQLAKHTSIPVPAPYLLHEDINLLGWSYAIMPRLPGNHLYDPAFQISLSQQDQEEIACMFAHTLAELHRWKVPDAGEYDPVAKQIVSFAGDYLDWLYGTIRHWLHDAEQYSVITDEDVQWVDEQFKNAEPAFRSKAVPGFVMGDFKVENVLVQKKDDPSSDWQISGLFDFTTAYFGDGTADLTKMSTRYVREGKPELAAQFLRCYRDLVCAADVEKCQHFRARLSVHLLYQRILWWGEAKATGQVTWAADLPFAQWAEQSIDSILALLDD from the coding sequence ATGACAACCCGTATATATTTTGGTTCCAATCAGCTCGGCGAAGTGGCCGCAGCTTCATTGCAAGATGCGCTGAATGAATACGATCTGGGAACCCTTGAAGATTATCAACGAACGGATAAAGGCGTTATGGGTCAGACACTGCTCATCCGCTCTTCCCGTGGAGAATATATTCTGAAAGGTAATCCGTTATACTCAGGACAGTTACAGGAAGAAAAGTTCTTCGTAGAACAACTGGCGAAGCATACGTCCATTCCCGTCCCTGCCCCCTATTTATTACATGAAGATATCAATCTTCTAGGTTGGAGTTATGCCATCATGCCGCGCCTGCCCGGGAATCACCTGTATGATCCAGCATTCCAGATCTCACTGTCACAGCAAGATCAGGAAGAGATCGCCTGTATGTTTGCCCATACTTTGGCTGAACTGCACCGCTGGAAGGTGCCTGATGCTGGGGAATATGACCCTGTAGCGAAGCAGATTGTTTCCTTTGCAGGCGATTATCTGGACTGGTTGTACGGAACTATCCGCCACTGGTTACATGATGCTGAACAGTACTCGGTGATTACGGATGAAGATGTGCAGTGGGTGGACGAGCAATTCAAGAATGCGGAACCGGCATTTCGGTCCAAAGCTGTTCCCGGGTTTGTCATGGGAGACTTCAAGGTCGAGAATGTGCTAGTTCAAAAAAAGGATGATCCTTCTTCAGACTGGCAAATTAGTGGTCTGTTCGATTTTACAACTGCCTATTTCGGAGACGGCACAGCCGACTTGACCAAAATGTCCACCAGGTATGTCCGTGAGGGTAAGCCAGAACTGGCCGCACAGTTCCTTCGCTGCTACCGGGATCTGGTCTGTGCAGCAGATGTGGAGAAATGTCAGCACTTCCGTGCACGTCTCAGCGTGCATCTGCTCTATCAACGTATCCTGTGGTGGGGTGAAGCCAAAGCGACAGGACAAGTGACGTGGGCAGCCGACCTGCCTTTTGCACAGTGGGCAGAGCAATCCATTGATTCAATTCTTGCATTACTGGATGATTAG
- a CDS encoding SMI1/KNR4 family protein, whose translation MDRELLEQINLWHEQDQFRLIIERIERIPVSERDYDLIGQLARAYNNDARYREAIQHLLSVEEQGVNDPLWQYRLGYAYCYIASYEQALLAFERADELLPHDESTLEFLRQIRPQAEKMRLDRQRHEENIAALEQSGTQNHLRAASGTYAPATFWVHSDYAQENHVSEPFDEEEIVSIEKELGYKLPASYIHLMNTQNGGIPARTVFPTKEATSWADDHIAISSIMGIGHDKIYALGGELGSRFMIEDWGYPDLGIVICDCPSAGHDVVMLDYRFCGPEGEPCVVHVDQENDYEITYLAPNFEAFIRGLLDEDTYDLSDEQDED comes from the coding sequence ATGGATAGAGAACTGCTGGAACAAATCAACTTGTGGCATGAGCAGGACCAATTCAGACTCATTATCGAACGTATTGAACGTATCCCCGTCTCAGAGCGGGATTATGATCTGATTGGTCAACTCGCCAGAGCCTATAATAATGACGCACGATACCGCGAAGCTATTCAACATTTGTTGTCTGTCGAGGAGCAAGGGGTAAACGACCCGCTCTGGCAATATCGCTTGGGTTATGCATACTGTTACATCGCAAGTTATGAACAGGCACTACTGGCTTTTGAGAGAGCTGACGAACTTCTGCCTCATGATGAATCTACCCTTGAATTCCTTCGCCAGATTCGTCCCCAAGCGGAGAAGATGCGGCTGGATCGTCAACGCCATGAAGAGAATATCGCAGCATTGGAGCAGAGCGGCACACAGAACCATCTAAGAGCGGCATCAGGGACTTACGCTCCCGCAACGTTCTGGGTACACAGCGATTATGCGCAGGAAAATCATGTATCGGAACCTTTTGATGAAGAAGAGATCGTGTCTATTGAGAAGGAACTGGGGTACAAGCTGCCCGCTTCCTATATTCATTTAATGAATACCCAGAACGGCGGCATCCCCGCGCGCACTGTATTTCCTACCAAAGAAGCGACTTCCTGGGCTGATGATCACATCGCCATTTCAAGCATTATGGGAATCGGACACGATAAGATATACGCGCTGGGCGGTGAGTTGGGAAGTCGGTTCATGATCGAAGATTGGGGATACCCCGATCTGGGGATTGTAATCTGTGATTGTCCGTCCGCTGGTCATGATGTCGTTATGCTGGATTATCGATTCTGTGGTCCTGAAGGCGAGCCTTGTGTGGTTCATGTGGATCAGGAAAATGATTATGAGATTACATATCTTGCGCCGAATTTTGAAGCTTTCATCCGTGGCTTGCTCGATGAGGATACGTATGACCTGTCTGACGAACAGGATGAGGACTAA
- a CDS encoding ribonucleotide-diphosphate reductase subunit beta produces the protein MQVQKIFNTEAPNQSTRIIEGECSGILNWNDIRMPHMYKLYKVLLLNHWIADEIPMSKDASQFAQLDEEEQRTFKINISLLAVLDSMQTMFVGDVKRYFTDSSLEAISAIIGQQEVVHNQSYSYVLSSIVSDREQKEIFEYWKHDPVLLDRNRFIADIYQNFRDEPSPQTFFQAMVADLVLEGIFFYSTFAFFYNLARDQKMMATSQMISYIQRDENQHCYFFAEVYKQLLVDFPELNTPENMDYVYKTIHRAVELETNWAHYTLSNVRGIDLNELEDYIKYIANKRLRLMGMEKAYEGVDVNCMPWIKPFSDEALNATKTDFFEAKSRNYGKVGDDNGFDDL, from the coding sequence ATGCAAGTACAGAAAATTTTCAACACCGAAGCCCCTAACCAATCGACCCGTATTATTGAAGGTGAATGCTCCGGTATCCTGAACTGGAACGACATTCGCATGCCTCATATGTACAAATTATACAAAGTACTGCTGCTCAACCACTGGATCGCAGACGAGATTCCAATGTCCAAAGATGCTTCCCAGTTTGCTCAACTGGACGAGGAAGAACAACGTACGTTCAAAATCAATATCTCCCTGCTCGCGGTACTTGATTCCATGCAGACGATGTTTGTTGGTGACGTAAAACGTTACTTTACTGATTCTTCACTCGAAGCGATCTCGGCCATTATCGGACAACAGGAAGTCGTTCATAACCAATCGTATTCCTACGTCCTGTCTTCGATCGTATCCGATCGGGAGCAAAAAGAAATTTTTGAATACTGGAAACATGATCCAGTTCTGCTTGACCGCAACCGTTTCATCGCTGATATCTATCAAAACTTCCGGGACGAGCCGTCTCCACAGACATTCTTCCAAGCGATGGTAGCCGATCTGGTACTCGAAGGAATCTTCTTCTATAGTACGTTTGCCTTCTTCTACAATCTGGCCCGTGACCAGAAAATGATGGCAACCAGCCAAATGATCTCGTATATCCAGCGGGATGAAAACCAACACTGCTACTTCTTCGCTGAAGTGTACAAACAGTTGCTGGTAGACTTCCCTGAACTGAACACACCTGAGAACATGGACTATGTATACAAAACCATCCATCGTGCTGTTGAGCTTGAAACCAACTGGGCACATTACACACTCAGCAACGTACGCGGTATTGACCTGAACGAGTTGGAAGACTACATCAAGTACATCGCCAACAAACGTCTGCGTCTGATGGGTATGGAGAAAGCGTATGAAGGTGTGGATGTAAACTGCATGCCTTGGATCAAACCATTTTCCGATGAAGCACTGAATGCAACCAAAACCGACTTCTTCGAAGCCAAATCCCGTAACTACGGTAAAGTTGGCGACGATAACGGATTTGACGATTTGTAA